Below is a genomic region from Eupeodes corollae chromosome 1, idEupCoro1.1, whole genome shotgun sequence.
TTATGGCACTCAACCGTACCGAACCCAATACCTCTTTTATGAAATCCTAAaccaaaattattatataaatcCTCAACATGATTTAACTTCTCCAACAACAACTAAATAAGTTCTACTTTGTTCCCTAATAATAgggtttaaaataaatgtgtaaCTACCTAAATCACGATTTCTGTGTAAATACAGTATTCATTGAATAAACATCCCAAAAGtctcatcatcaacatcatcagtaATCCATTTATGTTTAGCCAAATCCACAGCTTTATTGCGCTTGTTAATTTTAAGGACACACATTGCATGAATGAAAACTATTTGTATACCTAGTTTGTAATTTTCGGGTAAAAGTCTTCTTTTTTTGggttaataatttcaaataaattgagtgaaaaCGGTTTATAATCGCAGCTCTTCTCCttgcaacttaattttttgttaatttagttaattttgtctttatttgttttaatttgtatataaatttgttGAAGAGAAGaagtgtgttttttcttttaaatttgatcaCTCAAAAATAACTCAATTATTATAAACTTCTTCTTGAAATCCTTTCAGAGCAACCCTACCACTCACCGATAATACCAAAGATATACTCAATCCTGATTGCTTGTGTCCACATTCGGCCATCAATGGAGTTAGTCCAAGCGATGGAGGTAATAGTGgaagtggtggtggtggtggtggagtTAGTGGAGGTGGCGGCGGCGGAGTTAGTGGTAATGCCGGACCACTATCTACGAGTATGATTAGTAATTTGCGAACAACCGCTGTAGATGCAGTGATGCCATCCTCCAACGCCATCATGAACAGTAGCACCAGCAGTAGTAGTAATATAAGTAGTTCATCAAATGGCCAAATGTTGCTACGAGAGAATAGCAGTGGAAGCAGCAGTGGACATGGACTAGGACACGGACATGGCCCGAATTCAAGTGCTGCCCAGGCGATCTATGCAAATTTGGAAAGTATGTACGCAACTGTATCGGcatcttcgtcgtcatcgtcgtcagcAGCAACTGCTGCAACGAGGACGACAGCAAATAATATGTCCAACAGTAACAGCAATAACTATATGAGTAGTAGTAGCGATGCGAATAGCAGCCATAACTGTGATTTTAGGAATGAAAGTAATCAGGTGAGTGCAACAGTAAGTCCTATACCCAACTCAAGTCTGCTTTGAATATCTGAAATTTACTATCTCAATTTTGTGCGTTTCAGAACGGAGTCGAAGATTCACCACGAAGACATAGTTCGATGGACCAATTGATGGGTTTACTCAACGATATGGGTAAATCATCAAGGACGAGAAGCCTAAGTGATAGTGGAACACAAGAAGAAGgtaatcaaaatttataatatatttactTTTCTAACATGAACCTTTTTCttctgtattttttgtttggttagaaaaagaaagagaaacCCAACCAGACCTACTCAACAATACACCTCCTGTGCCTCCGAAAAGATCCCATCGAAGACGACACACCCCGCCACGACCAATTTCGAATGGTCTACCGCCCACACCAAAGGTCCATATGGGCGCATGCTTTTCGAAAATATTCAACGGCTGTCCACTGCGTGTTCATTGTACAGCATCATGGATCCATCCGGAGACACGTGATCAGCATTTGTTGATTGGAGCCGAAGAGGGTATATTCAATCTTAATATGAATGAATTACACGACGCTGCCATTGATCAATTGTTCCCGAGACGAACAACTTGGCTGTATGTGATTAAGGATGTTCTAATGAGTTTGTCTGGTTAGTTTTCATACGTACATAAAATTAGaattattaaattgattatttttttttatattttcaggaAAATCCTGCCAACTTTATCGACACGACTTAATCGCCCTACACTCCAAACAAACTCACCGTTTCTCCCTGCACATGAATAAGATTCCCGAAAGACTGGTACCACGTAAATTTGCCCTCACAACGAAAGTTCCCGACACCAAAGGTTGCACCCAATGCTGTGTCACCCGTAATCCATACAATGGCTATAAATATTTGTGTGGTGCAACGCCCTCAGGCATCTTCCTAATGCAATGGTATGATCCATTGAATAAATTCATGTTGTTGAAGCAATGCGAATGGCCATCAAATTCGGGTGTAATTGGGGGGCATATAGTTCAGAATGGTGGACAGACTCCGGTATTTGAGATGATCATCACCCCTGAGCTAGAATATCCAATTGTGTGCACAGGTGTACGCAAGGGCATGAACGGCTGCTTAAGACTCGAACTCATCAACATGAACAGTGGTATTGACTTTGATCCATCAGAAGACAATTGAacttactatttttgtttttcctatcTCTATACATTATCTATTAGGTGCGGGTTGGTTCCATTCAGATGATTTGGAATTTGATGGAACCGCAACAATGGTACCACGACGAGAGTTCATCAAAGTGGTTAAAGTGCATCAGGTGGAGAAGGATGCGATTTTAGTTTGCTATGGCAATATCATACAAATTGTAACGCTCCAAGGCAATCCAAAGCAGCACAAGAAAATGGTCTCACAATTGACTTTAGATTTTACTGTCGAGAGTATAGGTAAGTTCAAAACACGTAAACactataaaagtttaaaaatttattaatttgtatgtttcttATAGTCTGCCTACCAGATAGTATTTTGGCATTCCATAAGCACGGCATGCAGGGCAAGTCGCTAAGGAATGGCGAAGTTACACAAGAAATCAAAGATATGTGTCGAACATACAGGCTATTGGGATGTGATAAGTAAGTACAAATCAGTCATAAGAAAAAACAGGAACCATAGTTATAAATGTTGTGATTTGCGTCCTTTCTTCCCGAAGTCATGgaaacacttttttaacttgTTTACCAGTTCAAGAAATATCCCGATGACATaaggcttcttaatgaccacTGGTCATCTCATTatttatctcaccgaactgttaaaaaaatgtttacatctTTAGTAAAGTATGGTAATTgtgattaatatttcaaaggcatttgatagagttcgACAtcatgctctcttatcgaaaattcgtgcCTTCGGTTTGGACGAATCCCTCCTTCGTTGAATTATAAACTACCTTTCGAAACCTTCGATTCAAGTAGTTTTTGGCAGGTCTGAGTCTgagaattacaaaataaatgctggtgtgccccagggctctgttctgtccactatactctttttattttttttaattatctccGGTCTGAGATTTCTCATCCACTTTCCTACTTCACTGGCgatagtaccctcagctttaCATATTAGTTTTTGGATTCTAAACACCGCTATTCGGATGTGGATCTTTAATGGTCATGTAtaaaaagctcattaaattttcgCATTGTTATCAAAAATCGAGAAGAATCTAACACGTGCGTCATCGAACACTCAATGCTGTATACTACCGTTAAAGCATAAAGAAactgaaaatgttaaaattctcGTTTTGTGCAACCTGTTATGTGTCTTTTCGACTTTCTGTATACCTATGCCCAGGGACGGATTaagaggtccagaggcctcgaGGCAATAAGGGAGCGGAGGTCCCctcgccccaaattattttcaaaataaagtaaaccatttctttcactcgagtttttccataaataatttattgtgaaaccaagtagattcctttagaatgaataaacacatataaatataaacggaaaaaagaatagtctgaaattaaattttagggttaacggacggaacctttcgagcttttttgcCGAAAAATCTTTAATGATTTTGTTGCAATCCAGTTCACGgcgtaaatcgctttcaatgctcaggagagaaagcttcgatagatGGTTTTATCCCGaagactattttttataattttcatttttgaaaataggcgttctccagtgcaattt
It encodes:
- the LOC129943113 gene encoding mitogen-activated protein kinase kinase kinase kinase 5 isoform X2, with amino-acid sequence MASSHHNANLLSSDISRRNPQDEYELIQKIGSGTYGDVYKAKRLQSNELAAIKVIKLEPTDDIQIIQQEIIMMRDCRHPNIIAYYGSYLRRDKLWICMEYCGGGSLQDIYQVTGPLTEQQIAYMCRETLKGLEYLHQMGKMHRDIKGANILLTEYGDVKLADFGVSAQITATINKRKSFIGTPYWMAPEVAAVERKGGYNQLCDIWACGITAIELAELQPPMFDLHPMRALFLMSKSGFKPPALKDKDKWSPTFHNFIKTALTKNPKKRPTAERLLQHPFVQSEMSVRVAKELLQKYLSPNQFYFYLDGDDEAVAGVPQRIASKMTARPNGISPQNHTLRTAMQTSQWNERSSSPETLPSDINKVQTQGSKISGTMIFNMSLRSLLQYIDEELKLRATLPLTDNTKDILNPDCLCPHSAINGVSPSDGGNSGSGGGGGGVSGGGGGGVSGNAGPLSTSMISNLRTTAVDAVMPSSNAIMNSSTSSSSNISSSSNGQMLLRENSSGSSSGHGLGHGHGPNSSAAQAIYANLESMYATVSASSSSSSSAATAATRTTANNMSNSNSNNYMSSSSDANSSHNCDFRNESNQVSATNGVEDSPRRHSSMDQLMGLLNDMGKSSRTRSLSDSGTQEEEKERETQPDLLNNTPPVPPKRSHRRRHTPPRPISNGLPPTPKVHMGACFSKIFNGCPLRVHCTASWIHPETRDQHLLIGAEEGIFNLNMNELHDAAIDQLFPRRTTWLYVIKDVLMSLSGKSCQLYRHDLIALHSKQTHRFSLHMNKIPERLVPRKFALTTKVPDTKGCTQCCVTRNPYNGYKYLCGATPSGIFLMQWYDPLNKFMLLKQCEWPSNSGVIGGHIVQNGGQTPVFEMIITPELEYPIVCTGVRKGMNGCLRLELINMNSAGWFHSDDLEFDGTATMVPRREFIKVVKVHQVEKDAILVCYGNIIQIVTLQGNPKQHKKMVSQLTLDFTVESIVCLPDSILAFHKHGMQGKSLRNGEVTQEIKDMCRTYRLLGCDKVVALESQLYRTGSLGSDEGHDLYILAGHEASY
- the LOC129943113 gene encoding mitogen-activated protein kinase kinase kinase kinase 5 isoform X3, whose protein sequence is MASSHHNANLLSSDISRRNPQDEYELIQKIGSGTYGDVYKAKRLQSNELAAIKVIKLEPTDDIQIIQQEIIMMRDCRHPNIIAYYGSYLRRDKLWICMEYCGGGSLQDIYQVTGPLTEQQIAYMCRETLKGLEYLHQMGKMHRDIKGANILLTEYGDVKLADFGVSAQITATINKRKSFIGTPYWMAPEVAAVERKGGYNQLCDIWACGITAIELAELQPPMFDLHPMRALFLMSKSGFKPPALKDKDKWSPTFHNFIKTALTKNPKKRPTAERLLQHPFVQSEMSVRVAKELLQKYLSPNQFYFYLDGDDEAVAGVPQRIASKMTARPNGISPQNHTLRTAMQTSQWNERSSSPETLPSDINKVQTQGSKISGTMIFNMSLRSLLQYIDEELKLRATLPLTDNTKDILNPDCLCPHSAINGVSPSDGGNSGSGGGGGGVSGGGGGGVSGNAGPLSTSMISNLRTTAVDAVMPSSNAIMNSSTSSSSNISSSSNGQMLLRENSSGSSSGHGLGHGHGPNSSAAQAIYANLESMYATVSASSSSSSSAATAATRTTANNMSNSNSNNYMSSSSDANSSHNCDFRNESNQNGVEDSPRRHSSMDQLMGLLNDMGKSSRTRSLSDSGTQEEEKERETQPDLLNNTPPVPPKRSHRRRHTPPRPISNGLPPTPKVHMGACFSKIFNGCPLRVHCTASWIHPETRDQHLLIGAEEGIFNLNMNELHDAAIDQLFPRRTTWLYVIKDVLMSLSGKSCQLYRHDLIALHSKQTHRFSLHMNKIPERLVPRKFALTTKVPDTKGCTQCCVTRNPYNGYKYLCGATPSGIFLMQWYDPLNKFMLLKQCEWPSNSGVIGGHIVQNGGQTPVFEMIITPELEYPIVCTGVRKGMNGCLRLELINMNSGAGWFHSDDLEFDGTATMVPRREFIKVVKVHQVEKDAILVCYGNIIQIVTLQGNPKQHKKMVSQLTLDFTVESIVCLPDSILAFHKHGMQGKSLRNGEVTQEIKDMCRTYRLLGCDKVVALESQLYRTGSLGSDEGHDLYILAGHEASY
- the LOC129943113 gene encoding mitogen-activated protein kinase kinase kinase kinase 5 isoform X5, which gives rise to MASSHHNANLLSSDISRRNPQDEYELIQKIGSGTYGDVYKAKRLQSNELAAIKVIKLEPTDDIQIIQQEIIMMRDCRHPNIIAYYGSYLRRDKLWICMEYCGGGSLQDIYQVTGPLTEQQIAYMCRETLKGLEYLHQMGKMHRDIKGANILLTEYGDVKLADFGVSAQITATINKRKSFIGTPYWMAPEVAAVERKGGYNQLCDIWACGITAIELAELQPPMFDLHPMRALFLMSKSGFKPPALKDKDKWSPTFHNFIKTALTKNPKKRPTAERLLQHPFVQSEMSVRVAKELLQKYLSPNQFYFYLDGDDEAVAGVPQRIASKMTARPNGISPQNHTLRTAMQTSQWNERSSSPETLPSDMSLLQYIDEELKLRATLPLTDNTKDILNPDCLCPHSAINGVSPSDGGNSGSGGGGGGVSGGGGGGVSGNAGPLSTSMISNLRTTAVDAVMPSSNAIMNSSTSSSSNISSSSNGQMLLRENSSGSSSGHGLGHGHGPNSSAAQAIYANLESMYATVSASSSSSSSAATAATRTTANNMSNSNSNNYMSSSSDANSSHNCDFRNESNQVSATNGVEDSPRRHSSMDQLMGLLNDMGKSSRTRSLSDSGTQEEEKERETQPDLLNNTPPVPPKRSHRRRHTPPRPISNGLPPTPKVHMGACFSKIFNGCPLRVHCTASWIHPETRDQHLLIGAEEGIFNLNMNELHDAAIDQLFPRRTTWLYVIKDVLMSLSGKSCQLYRHDLIALHSKQTHRFSLHMNKIPERLVPRKFALTTKVPDTKGCTQCCVTRNPYNGYKYLCGATPSGIFLMQWYDPLNKFMLLKQCEWPSNSGVIGGHIVQNGGQTPVFEMIITPELEYPIVCTGVRKGMNGCLRLELINMNSGAGWFHSDDLEFDGTATMVPRREFIKVVKVHQVEKDAILVCYGNIIQIVTLQGNPKQHKKMVSQLTLDFTVESIVCLPDSILAFHKHGMQGKSLRNGEVTQEIKDMCRTYRLLGCDKVVALESQLYRTGSLGSDEGHDLYILAGHEASY
- the LOC129943113 gene encoding mitogen-activated protein kinase kinase kinase kinase 5 isoform X7 — encoded protein: MASSHHNANLLSSDISRRNPQDEYELIQKIGSGTYGDVYKAKRLQSNELAAIKVIKLEPTDDIQIIQQEIIMMRDCRHPNIIAYYGSYLRRDKLWICMEYCGGGSLQDIYQVTGPLTEQQIAYMCRETLKGLEYLHQMGKMHRDIKGANILLTEYGDVKLADFGVSAQITATINKRKSFIGTPYWMAPEVAAVERKGGYNQLCDIWACGITAIELAELQPPMFDLHPMRALFLMSKSGFKPPALKDKDKWSPTFHNFIKTALTKNPKKRPTAERLLQHPFVQSEMSVRVAKELLQKYLSPNQFYFYLDGDDEAVAGVPQRIASKMTARPNGISPQNHTLRTAMQTSQWNERSSSPETLPSDMSLLQYIDEELKLRATLPLTDNTKDILNPDCLCPHSAINGVSPSDGGNSGSGGGGGGVSGGGGGGVSGNAGPLSTSMISNLRTTAVDAVMPSSNAIMNSSTSSSSNISSSSNGQMLLRENSSGSSSGHGLGHGHGPNSSAAQAIYANLESMYATVSASSSSSSSAATAATRTTANNMSNSNSNNYMSSSSDANSSHNCDFRNESNQNGVEDSPRRHSSMDQLMGLLNDMGKSSRTRSLSDSGTQEEEKERETQPDLLNNTPPVPPKRSHRRRHTPPRPISNGLPPTPKVHMGACFSKIFNGCPLRVHCTASWIHPETRDQHLLIGAEEGIFNLNMNELHDAAIDQLFPRRTTWLYVIKDVLMSLSGKSCQLYRHDLIALHSKQTHRFSLHMNKIPERLVPRKFALTTKVPDTKGCTQCCVTRNPYNGYKYLCGATPSGIFLMQWYDPLNKFMLLKQCEWPSNSGVIGGHIVQNGGQTPVFEMIITPELEYPIVCTGVRKGMNGCLRLELINMNSAGWFHSDDLEFDGTATMVPRREFIKVVKVHQVEKDAILVCYGNIIQIVTLQGNPKQHKKMVSQLTLDFTVESIVCLPDSILAFHKHGMQGKSLRNGEVTQEIKDMCRTYRLLGCDKVVALESQLYRTGSLGSDEGHDLYILAGHEASY
- the LOC129943113 gene encoding mitogen-activated protein kinase kinase kinase kinase 5 isoform X1 — encoded protein: MASSHHNANLLSSDISRRNPQDEYELIQKIGSGTYGDVYKAKRLQSNELAAIKVIKLEPTDDIQIIQQEIIMMRDCRHPNIIAYYGSYLRRDKLWICMEYCGGGSLQDIYQVTGPLTEQQIAYMCRETLKGLEYLHQMGKMHRDIKGANILLTEYGDVKLADFGVSAQITATINKRKSFIGTPYWMAPEVAAVERKGGYNQLCDIWACGITAIELAELQPPMFDLHPMRALFLMSKSGFKPPALKDKDKWSPTFHNFIKTALTKNPKKRPTAERLLQHPFVQSEMSVRVAKELLQKYLSPNQFYFYLDGDDEAVAGVPQRIASKMTARPNGISPQNHTLRTAMQTSQWNERSSSPETLPSDINKVQTQGSKISGTMIFNMSLRSLLQYIDEELKLRATLPLTDNTKDILNPDCLCPHSAINGVSPSDGGNSGSGGGGGGVSGGGGGGVSGNAGPLSTSMISNLRTTAVDAVMPSSNAIMNSSTSSSSNISSSSNGQMLLRENSSGSSSGHGLGHGHGPNSSAAQAIYANLESMYATVSASSSSSSSAATAATRTTANNMSNSNSNNYMSSSSDANSSHNCDFRNESNQVSATNGVEDSPRRHSSMDQLMGLLNDMGKSSRTRSLSDSGTQEEEKERETQPDLLNNTPPVPPKRSHRRRHTPPRPISNGLPPTPKVHMGACFSKIFNGCPLRVHCTASWIHPETRDQHLLIGAEEGIFNLNMNELHDAAIDQLFPRRTTWLYVIKDVLMSLSGKSCQLYRHDLIALHSKQTHRFSLHMNKIPERLVPRKFALTTKVPDTKGCTQCCVTRNPYNGYKYLCGATPSGIFLMQWYDPLNKFMLLKQCEWPSNSGVIGGHIVQNGGQTPVFEMIITPELEYPIVCTGVRKGMNGCLRLELINMNSGAGWFHSDDLEFDGTATMVPRREFIKVVKVHQVEKDAILVCYGNIIQIVTLQGNPKQHKKMVSQLTLDFTVESIVCLPDSILAFHKHGMQGKSLRNGEVTQEIKDMCRTYRLLGCDKVVALESQLYRTGSLGSDEGHDLYILAGHEASY
- the LOC129943113 gene encoding mitogen-activated protein kinase kinase kinase kinase 5 isoform X6, which produces MASSHHNANLLSSDISRRNPQDEYELIQKIGSGTYGDVYKAKRLQSNELAAIKVIKLEPTDDIQIIQQEIIMMRDCRHPNIIAYYGSYLRRDKLWICMEYCGGGSLQDIYQVTGPLTEQQIAYMCRETLKGLEYLHQMGKMHRDIKGANILLTEYGDVKLADFGVSAQITATINKRKSFIGTPYWMAPEVAAVERKGGYNQLCDIWACGITAIELAELQPPMFDLHPMRALFLMSKSGFKPPALKDKDKWSPTFHNFIKTALTKNPKKRPTAERLLQHPFVQSEMSVRVAKELLQKYLSPNQFYFYLDGDDEAVAGVPQRIASKMTARPNGISPQNHTLRTAMQTSQWNERSSSPETLPSDIATLPLTDNTKDILNPDCLCPHSAINGVSPSDGGNSGSGGGGGGVSGGGGGGVSGNAGPLSTSMISNLRTTAVDAVMPSSNAIMNSSTSSSSNISSSSNGQMLLRENSSGSSSGHGLGHGHGPNSSAAQAIYANLESMYATVSASSSSSSSAATAATRTTANNMSNSNSNNYMSSSSDANSSHNCDFRNESNQVSATNGVEDSPRRHSSMDQLMGLLNDMGKSSRTRSLSDSGTQEEEKERETQPDLLNNTPPVPPKRSHRRRHTPPRPISNGLPPTPKVHMGACFSKIFNGCPLRVHCTASWIHPETRDQHLLIGAEEGIFNLNMNELHDAAIDQLFPRRTTWLYVIKDVLMSLSGKSCQLYRHDLIALHSKQTHRFSLHMNKIPERLVPRKFALTTKVPDTKGCTQCCVTRNPYNGYKYLCGATPSGIFLMQWYDPLNKFMLLKQCEWPSNSGVIGGHIVQNGGQTPVFEMIITPELEYPIVCTGVRKGMNGCLRLELINMNSGAGWFHSDDLEFDGTATMVPRREFIKVVKVHQVEKDAILVCYGNIIQIVTLQGNPKQHKKMVSQLTLDFTVESIVCLPDSILAFHKHGMQGKSLRNGEVTQEIKDMCRTYRLLGCDKVVALESQLYRTGSLGSDEGHDLYILAGHEASY
- the LOC129943113 gene encoding mitogen-activated protein kinase kinase kinase kinase 5 isoform X4, with the translated sequence MASSHHNANLLSSDISRRNPQDEYELIQKIGSGTYGDVYKAKRLQSNELAAIKVIKLEPTDDIQIIQQEIIMMRDCRHPNIIAYYGSYLRRDKLWICMEYCGGGSLQDIYQVTGPLTEQQIAYMCRETLKGLEYLHQMGKMHRDIKGANILLTEYGDVKLADFGVSAQITATINKRKSFIGTPYWMAPEVAAVERKGGYNQLCDIWACGITAIELAELQPPMFDLHPMRALFLMSKSGFKPPALKDKDKWSPTFHNFIKTALTKNPKKRPTAERLLQHPFVQSEMSVRVAKELLQKYLSPNQFYFYLDGDDEAVAGVPQRIASKMTARPNGISPQNHTLRTAMQTSQWNERSSSPETLPSDINKVQTQGSKISGTMIFNMSLRSLLQYIDEELKLRATLPLTDNTKDILNPDCLCPHSAINGVSPSDGGNSGSGGGGGGVSGGGGGGVSGNAGPLSTSMISNLRTTAVDAVMPSSNAIMNSSTSSSSNISSSSNGQMLLRENSSGSSSGHGLGHGHGPNSSAAQAIYANLESMYATVSASSSSSSSAATAATRTTANNMSNSNSNNYMSSSSDANSSHNCDFRNESNQNGVEDSPRRHSSMDQLMGLLNDMGKSSRTRSLSDSGTQEEEKERETQPDLLNNTPPVPPKRSHRRRHTPPRPISNGLPPTPKVHMGACFSKIFNGCPLRVHCTASWIHPETRDQHLLIGAEEGIFNLNMNELHDAAIDQLFPRRTTWLYVIKDVLMSLSGKSCQLYRHDLIALHSKQTHRFSLHMNKIPERLVPRKFALTTKVPDTKGCTQCCVTRNPYNGYKYLCGATPSGIFLMQWYDPLNKFMLLKQCEWPSNSGVIGGHIVQNGGQTPVFEMIITPELEYPIVCTGVRKGMNGCLRLELINMNSAGWFHSDDLEFDGTATMVPRREFIKVVKVHQVEKDAILVCYGNIIQIVTLQGNPKQHKKMVSQLTLDFTVESIVCLPDSILAFHKHGMQGKSLRNGEVTQEIKDMCRTYRLLGCDKVVALESQLYRTGSLGSDEGHDLYILAGHEASY